The Triticum aestivum cultivar Chinese Spring chromosome 6D, IWGSC CS RefSeq v2.1, whole genome shotgun sequence genomic sequence TATGGGGATCCATTGCAAGAGTTCGATTAAAACATATCTATGGCAGCCCATTTATTTACTTAATATGACTTCCGTATCTGAAGGCAGCTTTAGTGGTGGATCCAGTTATGGTGTCTACAAGTGGAGATAGTCTTTCAGATCCATCTACTCTCACTTACTATAGGTACTTGACTAATATGGATGCAAATTGATGGATATTAGGGCACCGTCTGACCCTAGGTCGGAGGGTACCATTTAGCTCACCCATCTACATGCCTACTGGCTAATACTTGTTTTGTATTATGTGCATTTATAAGTTCTGGTTGCATTGTTGTTGGCATAACATTGTCAATTTCATATCGCTTACTAAGTTACTGTTACAATTGCTTTGAGCAGGGATGAACTATTTGCCATGGCCGATATAGTCACCCCAAATGTGAAAGAAGCTTCAAAATTACTTGGGGGTGTATCATTGCACACAATCGCCGATATGCGTGATGCAGCAGAATCCATTTACAAATTTGGTCCAAGGTTTGTATTTTGTATTCTTGTAACTTTGAAGCGGATCATACCTTATCTATTGTCATACCTTACACCTGCACTATCCTGTGCTTGTACTGATGTACATCCAGTTGTTAACTTACATGGGTAAAAGTCATCTAGTGTCTTATCCCTGGGTATGACCTTCTAAGTATGTCTGTTGAAGCAAACTGGTTAAGCACATTTTGGATGAATGTGAAACCTTGTGAGCTGTTGCCATGTGCTGTACTATTTGAAAGCTATTTCACCTTTCAGCGGTTATTTAAGAAATGTAATCACTACATACTATTGCTAATTAGATCCATGGAAGTTTTAAGTTTTCAGTCAATAAAGTAAATGATGTGTAATTTGCAGATATGTACTTGTGAAAGGCGGGGACATGCCAGATTCATCAGAAGCTATTGACGTATTCTACGATGGTATGTGTTCTATGATTATCTTTTCATACTACATTATTACATCTAGCTCCTGCTCTTTTAGCAGCCTGATATAAACTCTGGCCTACATCATTAGGCAAGGAATTCGTCGAGCTTCGTGGGCATCGCATAAAGACCCGCAACACACATGGAACTGGTTGCACTTTAGCCTCATCTATTGCTGCCGAGTTAGCAAAAGGTTCAAGTATGCTGAATGCTGTTCAGGTTTGTGTTATAGTACTTTGTACCCACATATACCTTCACACAGTCAAGTTGCTCTCCACAAGTTCTCCCGTATAGTGAGCTCGGAAAATAGTGCATCACTAGAGATAACTAGCCTTGTATTAGATGatctattgtactccctctgttccatattgatttgtactaaatcagcgacaattaatatggatcggtgTGAGTAGCATACTTTTGTTGCTGCCAGCATCTTGATCAGTAACTAGGCATATCATCTGTAGACTGTTAAGTGTTGACCCATTGGCATGTCTGTTTTGGCCTATTTTCAGAATTGCTACATGTATCATGCAAATATCATCATAATTGTCAGAAAAATTATTTCTAATTTGTTCTTAGAACTTAGTTTTTGCCTGATTTATCATATCATGTAGCTAAATCAACCTCTAGTGGTTTCTGAATATTTGTTTCTTTTGCTGTATATGTGAACTCTGCAGGTGGCGAAGAACTTTGTTGAATCGGCTCTTCATCACAGTAAAGACCTTGTCATTGGAAATGGACCTCAAGGCCCTTTTGACCACCTTTTCAGGCTCAGGTGTCCTCCATACAATATTGGATCACAGCAAAGGTTCAATCCAGACAGCCTCTTCCTGTATGCAGTGACAGACTCTAGGATGAACAAAAGGTGGGGTCATTCAATAGAAGATGCCGTGAAAGCTGCAATTGAAGGAGGCGCCACCATTGTCCAACTGAGGTCTGTTTATTGCAAAATAGGAGTACTTGTGAATATCTACTAGTGTATTTCACTGATGTACTTCGTGTTTGGTAATGTTCAGAGAAAAGGACATTGAATCACGGGCGTTCTTGGAGGCTGCCAAGGCTTGCATGGATATTTGCAAGTCGAGTGGAGTGCCGCTGCTGATCAACGACCGTGTAGACATTGCCCTGGCATGCAATGCTGATGGTGTCCATGTTGGCCAATCAGACATTTCAGCACGGGAGGTTCGGAAGCTCTTAGGACCGGGTAAAATCATCGGTGTCTCGTGCAAGACCCCTGCTCAAGCCGAGCAGGCTTGGAGAGACGGGGCGGACTACCTCGGCTGCGGCGGCGTCTTCCCAACCACGACGAAGGCGAACAATCCCACCTTGGGATTTGAAGGGCTGAAGGCTGTTTGCTTGGCTTCAAAGTTGCCTGTGGTTGCCATTGGTGGCATCAACGCGACAAATGCAGGTTCGGTGATGGAACTTGGCCTCCCCAATCTCAAAGGTGTCGCTGTGGTCTCTGCCTTGTTCGATCGTGAATGCGTCTCGACTGAGACGAGAAACCTCAGATCCATCTTGACGAGTGTGCGATGCTTGGCGTAGATCCTAGAGCTAGCTTTCACTTCTCTTGTTTTGTCAAGGGAGTGTAAGTTTTTACTTCAGTCGAGTGTAATAATCCATCTGAAAAATTGGAAATCATGATTACATGGTGCGGTGGCACGAATATTTGCGTCCACGGTTTGATACGGAAGTATATGAATGCGAAATTCCGTTGTTTGGAGAGACAACTAAGCTATTTATGCTTCTGAATTATggttgtactactaatttgttggcCCCTGTCAAAAGTAAACTCTCCATGACATCTTCCTCTTTTTATTTTGCCACAAATGGTGTAGTGGTATTTGACCAACATCTCTAAATTCCGCCGATATAAACGATGTGATGACCGACTCCATCTGTGGAGAGGCGACTTGAAGCATTGCCAGACTAATTTTGTCTCTGAAGTGTACTATCTCTCTCAAAGTAAattgttagagtagtcattatgatatacgacttctagtccaagtcaatTTTGTACCCTTATCCCAAGTCGGTTTGTAGCCtcatatatactcttgtatgccgcaccaaatcatcaataagcaacagttttattcagctttcatggtatcagataccggtcccagggtttagggtatggctccgccaacgccaccgccgccgccgcccggctacttcgagcgccgggccgcactcatcgccaaggctgccaacgcagcggccgcttctctctcggccctcaccatagctccatAAAACcaccctgcacccatcctcgccacaccaatatctcttgctgacacaatctccgacgtcagcccctacatccccatagttcttgatctcgccgcccacaactattaccattggagacatctcttcgatctccacctcggccgctgcaacctgcgctcgcatgtcgccgccaactgtcttccccgccccgacgatccgcaatggttgaaagacgatctcgcgattgtccagtggttctacacccgcatcaccaccgagatcttcaacatgctcgatcacgacggcgcaccgctgccaacatctggcactccctccgtcagctcttccaaagcaacaccgacgctcggaaaaacgctctccacaccgagcttcgcaatatggtgcaaggagacgctccggtgaacctgttctgccagcgcgttaagaccattggtgatgagctccgcgaactcggcgatacagttagcgactcacagctaatcaatatcgtcgtcggcggcctcagcgaagactttgacaagcaagcctcgttcataccgatgatacggccccctcctaccttcgctgaagttcattccttgctacaactcgcggcggaaacacaagctcgcaaggactctcgccccaaggtctttcatgctgcggctcgtcctcctttgtcgtctacaccagcgccgccttccaggccggctcctgccgccgggccgtccgcatcgtcatatgttcaaccgcccccaggctggcgtcctagtccgaactaccgcggcaaaaaccctatctacaggcgccgtcgacatcaccagcaccgagtcctgcaccacccaccagtgctccatctgcggttgcatggcggcctcctcatgatccttggacggggcttgttcaagcatggcccatgccttggtccgctccgtccaccctcggtgctccgccggcatactcaggtgcctggcaacccggccttcggccgcctacttgtgctcccggggttctcaacccccgacagccggccaatgcctatcacgccgccccgacatatgctccttatggtcattacaacACCGACGGCGgtgcctactacacacctcagccggccctgctcccgacgccacccccaccacagccggccaatgcctactacactccccagccagccctactgccttcaccatcgtatccgccggcactgcttccgacaccaccctcacctgcgacgccgagctgggatcaagctgcctttctccaggccatgaataactttgctgcacaaggaaactcaggtacggattggatctttgattcaggggcctctatgttggaaatatgccctagaggcaataataaatggttattatcatatttctttgttcatggtaattgtctattgttcatgctataattgtattgtccggaaatcgtaatacatgtgtgaatacatagaccacaacgtgtccctagtaagcctctaatagactagctcgttgatcaacagatagtcatggtttcctgactatggacattggatgtcattgataacgggatcacatcattaggagaatgatgtgatggacaagacccaatcctaagcatagcataaaagatcgtgtagtttcgtttgctagagcttttccaatgtcaagtatcttttccttagaccatgagatcgtgcaactcccggatatcgtaggagtgctttgggtgtgccaaacgtcacaacgtaactaggtgactataaaggtgcactacgggtatctccgaaagtgtctgttaggttggcacggatcgagactgggatttgtcactccgtgtgacggagaggtatctctgggcccactcggtaatgcatcatcataatgagctcaatgtgactaaggcgttagtcacgggatcatgcattgcggtacgagtaaagagacttgccggtaacgagattgaacaaggtattgggataccgacgatcgaatctcgggcaagtaacataccgattgacaaagggaattgcatacgggattgattgaatcctcgacaccgtggttcatccgatgagatcatcgtggaacatgtgggagccaacatgggtatccagatcccgctgttggttattgaccggagaggcgtctcggtcatgtctgcatgtctcccgaacccgtagggtctacacacttaaggttcggtgacgctagggttgtagagatatgtgtatgcggaaacccgaaagttgttcggagtcccagatgagatcccggacgtcacgagaggttccggaatggtccggaggtgaagaattatatataggaagtcaagtttcggccaccgggaaagtttcgggggttaccggtattgtaccgggaccaccggaagggtcccgggggtccaccgggtggggccacctatccttgagggccccgtgggctgaagtgggaaggaaaccagcccctagtgggctgggcgccccccatgggccttcccccatgcgcctagggttgggaaccctagggtggggggttttcccacttgccttggggggcaaggcaccccttccccccctttggccgcccccccccccccccaccctagatgggatctggccggcgccccctcctcccagggggcctatataaaggggggagggagggcagcaacctacagccttgggcgcctccctctccccctgctacacctctccgtctcgcagaagctcggcgaagccctgccgagacccgttacatccaccaccacgccgtcgtgctgctggatctccatcaacctctccttcccccttgctggatcaagaaggaggagacgtcgctgcaccgtacgtgtgttgaacgcggaggtgccctccgttcggcactcggtcatcggtgatttggatcacggcaagtacgactccgtcatccacgttcattggaacgcttccgctcgcgatctacaagggtatgtagatgcactcctttcccctcgttgctagtatactccatagatgcatcttggtgagcgtaggaattttttaaaattatgctacgattcccaacaatggtatcagagccaggcctatgcgtagttactatgcacgagtagaacacaaagaagttgtgggcgttgatgttgccaattcttcttgccgctactagtcgttttcttgtttcagcggcattgtaggatgaagcggcccgaccgaccttacacgtacgcttacgtgagacaggttccaccgactgacatgcactagttgcataaggtggctagcgggtgtctgtctctcctactttagtcggaacggattcgatgaaaagggtccttatgaagggtaaatagaaattggcaaatcacgttgtggtcatacgtaggtaagaaacgttcttgatagaaacctacaaaccacgtaaaaacttgcaacaacaattagaggacgtctaacttgtttttgcagcatatgttatgtgatgtgatatggccagaagatgtgatgaatgatatatgtgatgtatgagattgatcatattcttgtaataggaatcacgacttgcatgtcgatgagtatgacaaccggcaggatccataggagttgtctttattattttgcatgacctgcgtgtcattgaataacgccatgtaaattactttactttgttgctaaacgcgttagccatagaagtagaagtaatcgttggcgtgacgacttcataaagacacaatgatggaggtcatgatgatggagatcatggtgtcatgccggtgacgaagatgatcatggtgccccgaagatggagatcaaaggagcatgatgatattggccatatcatgtcactatttgattgcatgtgatgtttatcatgtttttgcatcttatttgcttagaacgacggtggtaagtaagatgatcccttatgataatttcaagaaagtgttcaccctaactgtgcaccgttgcgaaggttcgttgtttcgaagcaccacgtgatgatcgggtgtgatagattctaacattcgaatacaacgggtgttgacgagcctagcatgtacagacatggcctcggaacacacgcaatacacttaggttgacttgacgagcctagcatgtacagacatggcctcggaacacggaggaccgaaaggtcgagcatgagtcgtatagaagatacgatcaacatggagatgttcaccgatcttgactagtccgtctcacgtgatgatcggacacggcctagttaactcggatcatgtttcacttaaatgactagagggatgtctatctgagtgggagttcattaaataatttgattagatgaacttaactatcatgaacttagtctaaaatctttacactatgtcttgtagatctaatggccaaagttgtcctcaatttcaacgcgttcctagagaaaaccaagctgaaagatgatggcagcaactatacggactgggtccggaacctgaggatcatcctcatagtagccaagaaagattatgtcttagaagcaccgctaggtgatgcaccaatcccagagaaccaagacgttatgaacgcttggcagaagcgtgctgatgattactccctcgttcagtgcggcatgctttacagcttagaaccgggtctccaaaagcgttttgagaaacatggagcatatgagatgttcgaggagctgaaactggtttttcaagctcatgcccgggtcgagagatatgatgtctccgacaagttcttcagctgtaaaatggaggagaatagttctgtaagtgagcatatactcagaatgtctgggttgcataaccgcttgtcccagctgggagttaatctcccggatgacgcagtcattgacagaatcctccagtcgcttccaccaagctacaagagctttgtgatgaactacaatatgcaggggatggaaaagaccattcctgaggtatattcaatgctgaaatcagcggaaggggagatcagaaaagaacatcaagtgttgatggtgaataaaaccactaagttcaagaagggcaagggtaagaagaacttcaagaaggacggcaagggagttgccgcgtccggtaagccagttactgggaagaagccaaggaatggacccaagcccgagactgagtgcttttattgcaaggaaagtggtcactggaagcggaactgccccaaatacttagcggacaagaagaaggccggcaacaccaaaggtatatgtgatatacatgtaattgatgtgtaccttaccagtactcgtagtagctcctgggtatttgataccggtgcggttgctcatatttgtaactcaaaacaggaactacggaataaacggagactggcgaaggacgaggtgacgatgcgcgtcgggaatggttccaaggtcgatgtgatcgccgtcggcacgctacctctgcatctacccacgagattagttttaaacctcaataattgttatttagtgccagctttgagcatgaacattgtatctggatctcgtttaattcgagatggctactcatttaaatccgagaataatggttgttctatttatttgagagatatattttatggtcatgccccgctggtcaatggtttatttttgatgaatctcgaacgtgatgttacacatgttcatagtgtgaataccaaaagatgtaaagttgataacgatagtcccacatacttgtggcactgccgccttggtcacattggtgtcaagcgcatgaagaagctccatgcagatggacctttggagtctcttgattacgaatcatttgacacgtgcgaaccatgcctcatgggtaagatgaccaagactccgttctccggaacaatggagcaagcaaccaacttattggaaatcatacataccgatgtgtgcggaccaatgagtgttgaggctcgcggaggatgtcgttatgttctcactctcactgatgatttaagtagatatgggtatgtctacctaatgaagcacaagtctgaaacctttgaaaagttcaaggaatttcagagtgaggttgagaatcaacgtgacaggaaaataaaattcttacgatcagatcgtggtggagaatatttaagtcacgagtttggtgcacacttaaggaaatgtggaatagtttcacaactcacgccgcctggaacacctcagagaaacgg encodes the following:
- the LOC123144049 gene encoding probable thiamine biosynthetic bifunctional enzyme, chloroplastic isoform X1 is translated as MLPSAGIIKILCESLQKFPVKALVVDPVMVSTSGDSLSDPSTLTYYRDELFAMADIVTPNVKEASKLLGGVSLHTIADMRDAAESIYKFGPRYVLVKGGDMPDSSEAIDVFYDGKEFVELRGHRIKTRNTHGTGCTLASSIAAELAKGSSMLNAVQVAKNFVESALHHSKDLVIGNGPQGPFDHLFRLRCPPYNIGSQQRFNPDSLFLYAVTDSRMNKRWGHSIEDAVKAAIEGGATIVQLREKDIESRAFLEAAKACMDICKSSGVPLLINDRVDIALACNADGVHVGQSDISAREVRKLLGPGKIIGVSCKTPAQAEQAWRDGADYLGCGGVFPTTTKANNPTLGFEGLKAVCLASKLPVVAIGGINATNAGSVMELGLPNLKGVAVVSALFDRECVSTETRNLRSILTSVRCLA
- the LOC123144049 gene encoding probable thiamine biosynthetic bifunctional enzyme, chloroplastic isoform X2, which gives rise to MVSTSGDSLSDPSTLTYYRDELFAMADIVTPNVKEASKLLGGVSLHTIADMRDAAESIYKFGPRYVLVKGGDMPDSSEAIDVFYDGKEFVELRGHRIKTRNTHGTGCTLASSIAAELAKGSSMLNAVQVAKNFVESALHHSKDLVIGNGPQGPFDHLFRLRCPPYNIGSQQRFNPDSLFLYAVTDSRMNKRWGHSIEDAVKAAIEGGATIVQLREKDIESRAFLEAAKACMDICKSSGVPLLINDRVDIALACNADGVHVGQSDISAREVRKLLGPGKIIGVSCKTPAQAEQAWRDGADYLGCGGVFPTTTKANNPTLGFEGLKAVCLASKLPVVAIGGINATNAGSVMELGLPNLKGVAVVSALFDRECVSTETRNLRSILTSVRCLA